One Gloeothece verrucosa PCC 7822 DNA window includes the following coding sequences:
- a CDS encoding EamA family transporter — translation MTPKELCLLFFSVLVSVTGQFFLKLGAGKLGKVNAGNLISHVLNIISTPELLLGLFCYGLGAVAYILLLTRVKLSVVGPSASLIYIFSVLMGYFFFKESIPVYRLFGLGFIVCGVILVVWQPR, via the coding sequence GTGACCCCTAAAGAATTGTGTTTATTATTTTTTTCAGTTTTGGTTAGTGTAACTGGGCAATTTTTTCTCAAACTGGGGGCGGGAAAATTAGGAAAAGTCAATGCTGGGAACCTGATTAGCCATGTTTTGAATATTATCTCTACACCCGAGTTATTATTGGGTTTATTTTGTTATGGATTAGGGGCTGTAGCTTATATTTTATTATTAACCCGTGTTAAACTCAGTGTTGTCGGGCCTTCGGCTTCATTAATTTACATTTTTTCGGTTTTAATGGGTTATTTTTTCTTTAAAGAGTCTATTCCAGTTTATCGTTTATTTGGTTTAGGATTTATTGTCTGTGGTGTCATTTTAGTGGTTTGGCAACCTCGCTAA
- a CDS encoding PEP-CTERM sorting domain-containing protein, with the protein MIKLKIFQQPMLLGVSLIVPAVMALTSTPVKALTDVECALDKACSLSRGGVSDLVNVYLNGVLNQRFIIFGNDEGQPFVVPGVGDPSIPINYPGTPFTLTVLTEQGTGTGSNAIVSDVFGIIHNDENSASLFAWSDLEDNFGTVGDLLNVGFTGPIFEEKPLGNPYGYFLEPGSSVFTIEYDLTQYLHPNLVAAGYKVTYQSDAVPEPFTILGVGTALGFGTLFKSKLKKKAE; encoded by the coding sequence ATGATCAAGCTAAAAATTTTCCAACAACCCATGCTACTTGGTGTTTCCTTGATAGTACCTGCTGTTATGGCCCTCACTTCTACACCTGTCAAAGCACTAACAGATGTTGAATGTGCATTAGATAAAGCTTGTTCCTTATCAAGAGGCGGCGTATCGGATTTAGTTAATGTATATTTAAATGGTGTCCTTAATCAGCGATTCATCATTTTTGGTAATGACGAAGGACAACCATTTGTTGTCCCTGGAGTAGGTGATCCTAGTATCCCCATTAATTACCCTGGTACTCCTTTCACATTGACTGTGCTGACAGAACAAGGTACAGGCACTGGAAGTAATGCAATAGTTAGTGACGTTTTTGGGATCATTCATAATGATGAAAACTCCGCCAGTTTGTTTGCATGGTCTGATCTAGAGGATAATTTTGGAACTGTTGGTGACCTATTGAATGTAGGTTTCACAGGCCCTATTTTTGAAGAGAAACCTCTTGGTAATCCTTATGGATATTTTTTAGAACCTGGTTCTTCTGTGTTTACCATAGAATATGATTTGACACAATACTTACATCCAAACCTAGTTGCTGCTGGATACAAAGTAACCTACCAGTCTGATGCGGTTCCTGAACCTTTTACCATTCTTGGTGTAGGTACAGCATTAGGTTTCGGTACTTTGTTTAAAAGTAAGCTCAAGAAAAAAGCTGAATAA
- the thyD gene encoding thylakoid membrane protein ThyD: protein MKIAITGATGFVGTRLVEKLNAQGDQILVLTRNPEKAKRVFPAVAFSNLEVVKYQATESGEWQKAISGCDAVVNLAGEPISERWTPAHKQAILDSRQLGTQKIVEAIIKANAKPSVLINPSAIGYYGTSETATFDENSPSGTDFLAEVCQKWEAEAAKVKEAGVRLVIIRFGIVLGDGGALAKMIPPFKMFAGGPIGEGRQWFSWIHRDDLVSLILEALKRPDLEGTFNGTAPNPVQMNQFCQILGEVIKRPSWLPVPGFALEVLLGEGAKVVLEGQQVLPKATQKIGFQYQYPTLKPALQEIISKM, encoded by the coding sequence ATGAAAATAGCCATTACCGGAGCCACAGGATTTGTTGGCACTCGCTTAGTCGAAAAATTAAATGCCCAAGGTGATCAAATCTTAGTGTTAACTCGTAACCCCGAAAAAGCGAAACGAGTTTTTCCGGCAGTCGCATTTTCTAATCTTGAGGTGGTAAAGTATCAAGCGACAGAATCCGGAGAGTGGCAAAAGGCGATTTCTGGCTGTGATGCTGTGGTTAACTTAGCCGGAGAACCCATTTCAGAGCGTTGGACACCGGCTCATAAACAAGCCATTTTAGACAGCCGCCAACTGGGAACCCAAAAAATCGTCGAAGCGATCATCAAAGCTAATGCCAAACCGTCAGTATTAATTAATCCTTCCGCCATTGGTTATTATGGCACCAGCGAAACAGCCACCTTTGATGAAAATAGCCCTTCAGGAACAGATTTTTTAGCCGAAGTTTGTCAAAAATGGGAAGCCGAAGCCGCAAAAGTTAAAGAAGCCGGCGTGCGCTTAGTGATTATTCGTTTTGGAATTGTTTTAGGTGATGGGGGAGCATTAGCAAAAATGATTCCTCCCTTTAAGATGTTTGCTGGTGGACCCATTGGAGAAGGCCGTCAGTGGTTTTCTTGGATACATCGAGATGATTTAGTTTCTCTGATTCTAGAAGCCTTAAAACGACCTGATCTAGAAGGCACCTTTAATGGGACAGCCCCCAATCCAGTACAAATGAATCAGTTTTGTCAAATCCTAGGAGAAGTGATCAAGCGCCCCTCCTGGTTACCGGTGCCCGGTTTTGCCCTAGAAGTGCTGTTAGGAGAGGGAGCAAAAGTGGTTTTAGAAGGTCAACAAGTTCTGCCAAAAGCAACACAAAAGATCGGTTTTCAGTATCAATATCCAACGCTAAAACCGGCTTTGCAAGAGATTATATCTAAAATGTAA
- the psb28 gene encoding photosystem II reaction center protein Psb28 → MTSATPSIEFFDGLSEELANVSLRRSKETGIRSVLMIFKTLKAIEKFQSFTKRSYGDLRLIDSEGIISVQPSSVKFIFGGDEGDDIKRVECTFEIPQDDHWERFMRFMQRYAEANGMGYSDQGKNTQQNS, encoded by the coding sequence ATGACATCTGCAACGCCTTCTATAGAATTTTTTGACGGGCTTTCAGAAGAATTAGCCAATGTAAGTTTACGACGCAGTAAAGAAACAGGTATTCGCAGCGTTTTAATGATTTTTAAAACCTTAAAAGCCATCGAAAAATTTCAAAGTTTTACCAAAAGAAGCTACGGAGATTTACGTTTAATCGACTCTGAAGGAATCATTAGCGTTCAACCCTCATCCGTTAAATTTATCTTTGGGGGGGATGAAGGAGACGACATAAAACGGGTAGAATGTACATTTGAAATTCCCCAAGATGATCACTGGGAACGATTCATGCGCTTTATGCAGCGATATGCAGAGGCCAATGGGATGGGATACAGTGACCAAGGCAAAAATACACAGCAAAACTCCTAA
- a CDS encoding cytochrome b6-f complex subunit PetM, protein MTAESMLFNGAILSIVLVLVGLAWGFLLLKIQGGEAE, encoded by the coding sequence ATGACTGCTGAAAGTATGCTATTCAATGGAGCCATCTTATCTATTGTACTGGTTTTAGTGGGACTGGCTTGGGGTTTTTTACTGCTTAAAATTCAAGGCGGGGAAGCCGAATAG
- the pdxA gene encoding 4-hydroxythreonine-4-phosphate dehydrogenase PdxA, whose amino-acid sequence MKSLHLAVTLGDPAGIGPEVVLKALADPSVAENYQITVVGSRALLISTYERLRSLSHLKPEDLAEPDSLSILDLPLEKTLLSQIRLGEGNAASGEASFAYLNAALAGTLNAQFDAIVTAPIAKYCWKAAGYDYPGQTEVLAQAAGVDKYGMLFVARSPYTGWVLRTLLATTHIPLSEVPRVLNPELMTRKLDLLVECLRTDFGLSEPKIVIAGLNPHSGEGGQLGTEEKEWLIAWLEAEKIQRREVKLVGPVPPDTMWVTPGQAWYTQGVNAAAADGYLALYHDQGLIPVKLMAFDQAINTTIGLPFVRTSPDHGTAFDIAGLGVAKAASMIEAIKLAATVTFSRLRPAVRSGLPNLTIRHF is encoded by the coding sequence ATGAAATCCCTACATCTAGCAGTCACATTAGGCGATCCGGCCGGCATTGGTCCAGAAGTGGTTCTTAAAGCCTTGGCTGATCCTTCAGTGGCAGAAAATTATCAGATTACTGTGGTAGGCAGTCGTGCGCTACTGATCTCTACTTATGAGCGTCTGCGCTCGCTGTCTCATCTCAAACCTGAAGACCTTGCTGAGCCGGATAGTTTATCTATTTTGGATCTGCCTTTAGAAAAAACTCTCTTGAGTCAGATTCGCTTGGGAGAAGGAAATGCCGCTAGTGGTGAGGCGAGTTTTGCTTATTTAAACGCGGCACTTGCCGGCACCTTAAACGCTCAGTTTGACGCAATTGTCACCGCTCCCATTGCTAAATATTGTTGGAAAGCGGCGGGTTATGATTATCCCGGACAAACGGAAGTTTTAGCTCAAGCGGCGGGAGTAGACAAATATGGGATGTTGTTTGTGGCGAGGTCCCCTTATACAGGTTGGGTATTGAGGACGTTATTAGCCACGACTCATATACCTTTATCTGAAGTTCCTCGCGTTCTTAACCCTGAGTTAATGACTCGGAAATTAGATTTATTGGTGGAGTGTTTAAGGACAGATTTTGGACTGAGTGAACCGAAAATTGTCATAGCTGGACTTAACCCCCATAGTGGTGAGGGGGGACAGTTGGGAACTGAGGAGAAAGAGTGGTTAATTGCTTGGTTAGAAGCTGAAAAAATTCAACGTCGAGAGGTTAAGTTGGTGGGGCCTGTTCCTCCGGATACGATGTGGGTAACGCCGGGTCAAGCTTGGTATACTCAGGGGGTTAATGCGGCGGCGGCGGATGGTTATTTGGCGTTATATCATGATCAAGGTTTAATACCGGTGAAGTTGATGGCTTTTGATCAGGCCATTAATACTACCATCGGGTTGCCGTTTGTGAGAACTTCTCCAGATCATGGAACGGCTTTTGATATTGCCGGTTTGGGGGTTGCTAAGGCGGCAAGTATGATAGAAGCGATTAAGTTAGCGGCAACTGTGACATTCTCCCGACTCCGACCTGCGGTACGGAGCGGGCTTCCTAACCTCACGATTAGGCATTTCTAG
- a CDS encoding superoxide dismutase, translated as MAYELPVLPYDYTALEPYISKSTLEFHHDKHHAAYVNNFNKAVAGTELDSLPIEEVIKKIAGDSSKTGVFNNAAQAWNHTFYWNSLKPNGGGTPSGAIADKINADFGSFEKFVEEFKNAGATQFGSGWAWLVLDNGTLKVTKTPNADNPLTAGQVPLLTMDVWEHAYYLDYQNKRPDYIETFISKLINWEFVNQNLAHA; from the coding sequence ATGGCATACGAATTACCTGTATTACCTTATGATTACACGGCTCTAGAGCCTTATATTTCCAAATCAACCCTTGAGTTTCACCACGACAAGCACCACGCGGCTTATGTCAATAACTTTAATAAAGCTGTGGCGGGAACTGAATTAGACTCATTACCCATTGAAGAAGTAATCAAAAAGATAGCCGGTGATTCTTCCAAGACAGGTGTTTTCAACAATGCGGCTCAAGCGTGGAATCACACCTTTTATTGGAATTCCCTAAAACCCAATGGCGGCGGGACTCCTAGCGGTGCTATCGCTGATAAAATCAATGCTGATTTCGGTAGCTTTGAGAAATTTGTTGAAGAATTTAAAAATGCTGGTGCTACTCAATTTGGTAGCGGCTGGGCTTGGTTAGTGCTGGACAATGGAACCTTAAAAGTTACCAAAACCCCGAACGCTGACAACCCCTTAACGGCAGGTCAAGTTCCCCTACTAACTATGGATGTATGGGAACACGCTTACTACTTAGATTATCAAAACAAGCGTCCTGACTACATCGAGACATTTATCAGCAAACTTATCAATTGGGAATTCGTTAACCAAAACTTAGCCCACGCTTAG
- a CDS encoding TIGR00725 family protein, which produces MKKTIIGIMGPGKQATPTDLTYAYQLGQLIAQQGWVLLTGGRNVGVMDAASRGAKSAGGLTVGILPDDHPQGVSPGVDLVIITDMGNARNNINVLSSDVVIACGMGSGTASEIALALKNHKSVILLTQHQEAIQFFTNLSRDKVFLATNPKEVIELVKVILSNSA; this is translated from the coding sequence ATGAAAAAAACGATAATTGGTATTATGGGGCCCGGAAAACAGGCCACACCTACCGACTTAACTTATGCTTACCAACTCGGGCAATTAATTGCTCAACAAGGATGGGTATTGCTAACCGGTGGGAGAAATGTAGGAGTCATGGATGCCGCCAGTCGTGGGGCAAAATCAGCAGGCGGCTTGACAGTGGGAATTCTCCCAGATGATCATCCTCAAGGCGTATCACCTGGGGTAGATCTTGTCATCATCACCGATATGGGGAATGCTCGCAATAATATCAATGTTCTCTCCTCTGATGTAGTGATTGCCTGTGGTATGGGAAGCGGCACAGCATCAGAAATTGCCCTCGCCCTCAAAAATCATAAATCGGTCATTCTTTTAACTCAGCATCAAGAAGCCATACAGTTTTTTACCAATTTGTCAAGAGATAAAGTGTTTCTGGCCACCAATCCTAAAGAAGTTATCGAGTTAGTCAAAGTAATTTTAAGCAACTCTGCCTAA